One part of the Eriocheir sinensis breed Jianghai 21 chromosome 6, ASM2467909v1, whole genome shotgun sequence genome encodes these proteins:
- the LOC126991119 gene encoding uncharacterized protein LOC126991119, with the protein MDPDANQTTSARGLPSLSPVDSSAREGSSVCSNYCITGDGNDSVELTPVPEKVKSTPEQPMEKPRPSVLQIMLVLFGSLGHFAMGLSVAWPNVLASSLAVENSTLASEVAGNMEKMDLVGTTQSRNGHRGLVTQEE; encoded by the exons ATGGACCCTGACGCGAACCAAACCACGTCCGCTCGCGGTTTACCATCACTGTCCCCAGTTGACTCTTCGGCGCGTGAAGGTTCCTCAGTGTGCAGCAATTATTGTATCACCGGTGATGGCAATG ACAGTGTTGAGTTGACGCCAGTTCCAGAAAAAGTTAAGAGCACGCCCGAACAGCCCATGGAGAAGCCGAGGCCCTCCGTGTTGCAG ATAATGCTCGTACTCTTTGGGTCCCTTGGCCACTTTGCGATGGGCCTGAGCGTGGCGTGGCCAAACGTCTTGGCCTCCAGCCTGGCCGTGGAAAACAGCACACTTGCCAGTGAAGTGGCAGGGAATATGGAAAAAATGGATTTAGTTG GCACCACACAGAGTAGAAACGGCCATAGAGGCTTGGTTACTCAAGAGGAGTGA
- the LOC126991118 gene encoding uncharacterized protein LOC126991118, with translation MAQRVAKERHRPHHPRTDASLPSPNATTAKTPLPLHALPRDLQSPCPLSVGEDSEQQQGANESSHDLDSPRGAQAGFPVGPPTYTTPHGLPQPHPPPRVRDDDVLQLIKYLEESRLSADLRRSCRHSGRCSRNSTHCRSSAVTTPAAATVAATAATPHDIMTTTPTPTAGPLTTKPVAQSLPILQADASYQTFRQWRRRWKDFSVMIDLQRLPREKQLIQLQMSVSLEVQRTLEHTLGIAPNTQLAVEKVLDVLQSHFKSQRNEALRRRELLCCKQAAGESFSDFYVRLKKLAEDVDLCSGDPVTCAETQLKMVLLMGIREKELVQRLISMDTGAPLRDVVTCCRSYEAARNTASAIQSSPMLLPPARAWSDGTFNNCGRKGHWAKTAMCPAREVQYRVCKKTGHNDKCCRAKKTDHGQDRSHPPAQKSSSCRRVTRGPASNAITPKPVCIYLTHGGSTSHLQMLPDTGADVTVIGQQHLSMLQIPRSDLQPLPSVLTSMADGSEMAPALGCFQATLRLGQRSCVAQIQVHESVQTPLLSYGHRMELAIISPEFPKPILKVKHVNRCSELPLPATTSPSAAKDYFHRELQDVLLSKENLKPMVAQPMKIHLKEGAVPLAIYTQRQIPFAFQQQVKDELESMARQGIIEPGGDEPSAWCHPLVVVAKDKGVRITVDLTKLNSQVSRSAHPAPTPFAAVRRVNPSARYFTTADALCGYWQMELDEKDRHLTTFITPFGRFRHCRGPMSFAATGDAYCLRGDMALQGMENCVKVVNDILLFDDDLPKHVQRIRQRLIRCREHGITLNKDKFAVAEPRVRFCGYDLSATGISAGEDRVSDIRNYPTPANLTDFRSFMGLANLLSEFTPNIATAAQPLRPLMSTKRTFTWTADHDEAFNRVKTAVLQPPVLAHFNPALPVILQTDASRLHGIGYALLQDHGQGRTRLFQCGSRFLADAETRYATIELELLTVV, from the exons ATGGCGCAGCGAGTAGCCAAGGAACGACACAGGCCCCACCACCCACGGACCGACGCCTCCCTGCCGTCACCCAACGCCACCACGGCCAAGACTCCGCTGCCTCTTCACGCCCTTCCCCGGGACCTACA ATCACCATGTCCTTTGTCTGTGGGCGAAGACAGCGAACAACAGCAGGGAGCCAATGAGTCATCACACGACCTTGACAGTCCCCGCGGGGCGCAGGCCGGCTTCCCCGTCGGGCCACCGACATACACCACCCCACATGGCCTGCCTCAACCCCACCCGCCTCCTCGTGTGCGGGATGACGATGTTCTACAACTTATCAAGTACTTGGAGGAGTCTCGTCTGTCTGCTGACCTGCGTAGAAG CTGCCGTCACAGCGGCCGCTGCAGTCGCAACTCTACCCACTGCCGCAGCTCTGCAGTCACTACACCAGCTGCCGCCACGGTTGCCGCTACTGCCGCTACACCACATGACATCATGACTACGACTCCTACGCCTACCGCCGGGCCCCTCACGACCAAACCTGTGGCTCAGAGTCTGCCCATCCTGCAAGCCGACGCCTCCTACCAGACGTTCAGGCAATGGCGTCGCCGGTGGAAAGATTTTTCAGTCATGATCGACCTGCAGCGACTCCCCAGGGAAAAGCAATTGATCCAGCTACAGATGTCCGTTTCCCTGGAGGTCCAAAGGACTCTAGAACACACTCTCGGGATCGCACCTAACACTCAGTTAGCGGTGGAAAAGGTCCTCGACGTGTTGCAGTCCCACTTCAAGAGTCAACGAAACGAGGCTCTACGCCGCCGTGAACTCCTGTGTTGCAAGCAGGCGGCCGGCGAGTCTTTTTCTGACTTCTATGTCCGTCTGAAGAAACTAGCTGAAGATGTCGACCTTTGCTCAGGCGATCCAGTGACTTGCGCTGAGACCCAACTGAAGATGGTTTTGCTCATGGGCATCAGAGAGAAGGAGCTAGTGCAACGCCTCATCTCTATGGACACAGGGGCACCTCTCCGGGACGTGGTTACCTGCTGCCGCTCCTATGAAGCTGCCCGGAACACAGCATCCGCCATCCAGTCGTCGCCAA TGTTGCTCCCGCCGGCACGCGCCTGGTCCGACGGCACTTTCAACAACTGCGGCCGCAAGGGCCATTGGGCAAAGACTGCTATGTGCCCTGCCAGGGAAGTCCAGTACCGAGTATGCAAGAAGACTGGACATAACGACAAGTGCTGCCGAGCGAAGAAGACGGATCACGGCCAGGACAGATCACACCCTCCCGCACAGAAGTCGAGCTCCTGCCGCCGTGTGACTCGCGGTCCAGCGTCTAACGCCATAACTCCCAAGCCCGTGTGTATTTACCTGACGCACGGAGGATCTACCTCACACCTCCAGATGCTGCCAGACACCGGTGCGGACGTCACCGTTATCGGCCAGCAACACCTAAGCATGCTACAGATCCCCAGGAGCGACCTACAACCTCTCCCTTCCGTGCTCACGTCGATGGCGGACGGTTCAGAGATGGCACCTGCCCTGGGATGCTTCCAAGCTACTTTACGTCTCGGGCAGAGGTCTTGTGTCGCCCAGATTCAAGTACACGAAAGCGTCCAGACCCCACTCCTCTCTTATGGCCACCGCATGGAACTGGCCATCATCTCACCGGAGTTCCCGAAGCCAATTCTCAAGGTCAAGCATGTTAACCGGTGTAGCGAACTGCCCCTCCCTGCCACCACGTCCCCATCGGCTGCGAAGGATTACTTTCATCGTGAGTTGCAGGACGTGCTGCTCTCCAAGGAGAATCTGAAGCCCATGGTCGCCCAGCCCATGAAGATCCACCTGAAGGAGGGCGCTGTACCGTTAGCCATTTACACACAACGACAGATCCCCTTTGCATTCCAGCAGCAAGTCAAGGACGAACTGGAATCCATGGCGCGTCAGGGGATAATTGAGCCTGGCGGCGACGAGCCGTCTGCCTGGTGCCACCCATTGGTCGTCGTTGCCAAGGACAAGGGAGTTCGCATCACGGTGGACCTCACGAAGCTTAACAGTCAAGTTTCCCGCTCGGCTCACCCAGCACCTACGCCTTTCGCCGCCGTCCGCAGGGTCAACCCGTCAGCTCGTTACTTCACAACAGCGGACGCCCTGTGCGGATACTGGCAGATGGAGCTTGACGAGAAGGATCGGCACCTCACGACGTTCATTACCCCGTTTGGCCGATTTAGGCACTGCAGAGGACCCATGAGCTTCGCGGCTACCGGCGACGCCTACTGCCTCCGCGGTGACATGGCACTCCAGGGGATGGAGAATTGCGTCAAGGTTGTCAACGACATCCTTCTCTTCGATGACGACCTCCCCAAACACGTGCAAAGGATTCGTCAGAGGCTGATCAGATGCCGCGAGCACGGAATCACCCTCAACAAGGACAAGTTCGCAGTCGCCGAGCCTAGGGTCCGATTTTGTGGCTACGATCTCTCCGCTACGGGCATCTCTGCAGGCGAAGACCGAGTCAGTGACATCCGGAACTACCCTACACCCGCGAACCTAACTGACTTCCGTTCTTTCATGGGCCTGGCCAACCTGTTGTCAGAGTTCACCCCGAACATAGCAACCGCAGCCCAGCCTCTTCGTCCCCTTATGAGCACGAAACGGACGTTTACTTGGACCGCTGACCATGATGAAGCCTTCAACCGCGTCAAGACAGCGGTTCTCCAGCCGCCGGTCCTGGCCCACTTCAACCCGGCGCTACCAGTCATCCTCCAGACGGATGCCTCCCGCCTTCACGGGATCGGGTACGCCCTCCTCCAAGACCACGGCCAGGGACGAACACGTCTATTCCAGTGTGGCTCACGCTTCCTCGCCGATGCCGAGACACGCTACGCCACCATTGAACTAGAGCTACTCACCGTCGTCTGA